A genomic window from Rhodospirillaceae bacterium includes:
- a CDS encoding GAF domain-containing protein yields the protein MLLNVSKQVAGIESTDEILGTLVEVTTRETECERSTIFLNDDATGELYSRVAQGESWREIRIMNNSGVAGFVFTTGEGTIIDDAYADKRFNRTVDQQTGFKTRNILCAPIKTVKGELIGVAQALNKHEGHFTEDDMDLLEAMTMQAAVAMQSTQYIEKMKKTRAEEMEFLDIVADVTSEIELSSLLRKVMTEATRMLKADRSTLFLNDEKTNELWSEVGEGLDSVQIRLPNHMGIAGAVFTSGKTVNIPYAYADLRFNPAFDKKTGYFTRSILCVPVVNKSGHVIGVTQVLNKRGGPFTDEDEQRLKAFTAQASIGLENAKLFNDVQNMKNYNESMLQSMTNAVITTDEDGKIVTCNTAGLRILQTHQSDIIGKMAVEFFTGGNEWNMDKINQVDETQEQAVFMDAELVVGEEDEEVNANVTVMPLISSEDKKLGAMVMIEDISDAKRMKSTMSRYMDPGIAEQMMSDGGDDPLGGKSATATVLFSDVRGFTTLTEELGAQGTVALLNEYFTIMVDCISREEGMLDKFIGDAIMAAFGLPIGHDDDEDRAVRASIAMLVELEEWNAVRHGNGLKPVKMGIGLNTDNVVSGNIGSPKRMDYTLIGDGVNLAARLESACKQYSAQLLISKYTFDLLKGTYRTRYIDDVVVKGKTEPVGVYEVLDFHTDETFPNLMDAVNQFNEARKQYRAGDWDKAIHSFEECMKINPEDKLPLMYIDRIDHIKENPPEDWNGVFVMTSK from the coding sequence ATGCTGCTGAATGTTTCCAAGCAGGTTGCTGGCATCGAATCGACCGACGAGATTTTAGGCACCTTGGTAGAAGTCACAACCAGAGAGACCGAATGCGAACGCTCGACCATCTTCCTCAACGATGATGCAACCGGCGAGCTTTATTCCCGCGTTGCCCAAGGCGAATCGTGGCGCGAAATTCGCATCATGAACAATTCAGGTGTTGCTGGTTTCGTGTTTACCACCGGCGAAGGCACGATCATTGATGACGCCTACGCCGACAAACGTTTCAATCGCACCGTTGACCAACAGACCGGCTTTAAAACCCGCAATATCCTCTGCGCCCCGATCAAGACCGTGAAGGGTGAACTGATCGGCGTCGCCCAGGCCCTGAACAAGCACGAAGGCCATTTTACCGAAGACGACATGGATTTGCTGGAAGCGATGACGATGCAAGCCGCCGTCGCCATGCAAAGCACCCAGTACATCGAGAAAATGAAGAAGACCCGGGCAGAGGAAATGGAATTCCTCGACATCGTTGCAGATGTTACCTCAGAGATCGAACTGAGCTCCCTGCTCCGCAAGGTCATGACCGAAGCCACACGAATGCTGAAGGCTGACAGATCAACCCTGTTCCTGAATGATGAGAAAACCAACGAGCTGTGGTCGGAAGTCGGCGAAGGCCTGGACTCCGTACAGATCCGCCTGCCCAACCATATGGGCATTGCGGGGGCCGTCTTCACTTCTGGTAAAACCGTCAACATTCCCTATGCGTATGCGGACCTGCGCTTCAACCCGGCCTTCGACAAAAAAACCGGCTACTTCACCCGCTCCATCCTCTGCGTGCCGGTGGTGAATAAGTCCGGCCACGTCATTGGTGTGACCCAAGTGCTGAACAAGCGCGGCGGCCCCTTCACCGACGAAGACGAACAGCGCCTGAAAGCATTCACCGCCCAGGCCTCCATCGGCCTCGAAAACGCCAAGCTGTTCAACGACGTTCAGAACATGAAGAACTATAACGAGAGCATGCTGCAAAGTATGACAAACGCGGTGATCACCACCGACGAAGACGGTAAGATTGTTACCTGCAACACAGCAGGCCTGCGCATTCTACAAACCCATCAATCTGACATCATCGGCAAAATGGCGGTCGAATTCTTCACCGGCGGCAACGAATGGAACATGGATAAGATCAATCAAGTCGATGAAACCCAGGAACAAGCAGTCTTCATGGATGCCGAATTAGTCGTGGGGGAGGAAGACGAGGAAGTCAACGCCAACGTCACCGTCATGCCGCTGATCAGTTCAGAAGACAAAAAACTCGGCGCCATGGTGATGATCGAAGACATCAGTGACGCAAAGCGCATGAAGTCCACCATGTCGCGCTATATGGACCCGGGCATTGCCGAACAGATGATGAGCGACGGCGGCGATGACCCCCTGGGCGGTAAAAGTGCCACCGCGACTGTTTTATTCTCCGATGTACGCGGTTTCACGACCTTGACCGAAGAATTGGGCGCACAAGGCACGGTTGCGCTGTTGAACGAATACTTCACGATTATGGTCGATTGCATCAGCCGCGAAGAAGGCATGCTGGATAAATTCATCGGCGATGCCATCATGGCGGCGTTCGGCCTGCCCATCGGCCACGATGATGACGAAGACCGTGCGGTTCGGGCGTCCATCGCCATGCTTGTGGAACTCGAAGAATGGAACGCGGTCCGCCACGGCAACGGCTTAAAACCTGTGAAGATGGGCATCGGTCTCAACACCGACAACGTGGTCAGCGGCAACATCGGCTCGCCCAAACGGATGGATTACACCTTGATCGGCGACGGCGTGAACCTCGCCGCCCGCTTGGAAAGTGCGTGTAAGCAATATTCAGCACAGTTGCTGATCAGCAAATACACTTTCGATCTACTCAAAGGCACCTACCGCACCCGCTACATTGACGATGTGGTGGTTAAAGGAAAGACCGAACCGGTCGGCGTATATGAAGTCCTCGACTTCCATACGGACGAAACCTTCCCCAACTTGATGGACGCGGTTAATCAATTTAACGAAGCCCGCAAGCAGTACCGCGCCGGCGACTGGGACAAGGCCATTCATTCATTTGAAGAATGCATGAAAATTAACCCTGAAGATAAATTACCCCTAATGTACATTGACCGCATCGACCACATAAAAGAAAACCCGCCCGAAGACTGGAACGGCGTGTTTGTGATGACGAGTAAGTAA